In a genomic window of Phragmites australis chromosome 14, lpPhrAust1.1, whole genome shotgun sequence:
- the LOC133891192 gene encoding subtilisin-like protease SBT3.17, producing the protein MTRPCAFLLAILLAAVAMAEATAAGRGKHHASVYIVMVKPPASGVNCEKYQMGILTAALGSEERAKEALIYSYKTVASGFAAKLTPAQLAALRKHPDVVQALPEVKYSLQDNYINNINN; encoded by the exons ATGACGCGCCCGTGCGCCTTCCTCCTCGCCATCCTCTTGGCCGCAGTCGCCATGGCCGAGGCCACGGCCGCGGGAAGGGGGAAGCACCACGCCAGCGTGTACATCGTGATGGTGAAGCCTCCCGCCAGCGGCGTCAACTGCGAAAAGTACCAGATGGGCATCCTCACCGCCGCGCTCGGCAG CGAGGAGAGAGCCAAGGAGGCGCTGATCTACAGCTACAAGACGGTGGCCAGCGGGTTCGCGGCCAAGCTCACGCCAGCGCAGCTCGCCGCCTTGCGGA AGCATCCTGACGTTGTTCAAGCGCTGCCTGAAGTGAAGTACTCTCTTCAGGACAAttacatcaacaacatcaataACTGA